The following are encoded in a window of Manihot esculenta cultivar AM560-2 chromosome 8, M.esculenta_v8, whole genome shotgun sequence genomic DNA:
- the LOC110621720 gene encoding enoyl-[acyl-carrier-protein] reductase [NADH], chloroplastic has protein sequence MAVAATPSTHMATINPCLSSSNKVFMSSIARFNTESKEVSWTRLKSSSHITSKLPFSRSLTSVPVTYKRVVTRAMSAPNEDKPLPGLPIDLRGKRAFIAGVADDNGYGWAIAKSLAAAGAEIIVGTWVPALNIFESSLRRGKFDESRVLPDGSLMEITKVYPMDAVFDSPEDVPEDVKTNKRYAGASKWTVQELVGSVKQDFGSIDILVHSLANGPEVSKPLLETSRNGYLAAISASSYSYVSLLKHFVPIMNPGGSSISLTYIASERIIPGYGGGMSSAKAALESDTRVLAFEAGRKHKIRVNTISAGPLRSRAAKAIGFIDMMIDYSLANAPLQKELSAEEVGNAAAFLASPLASAITGAVVYVDNGLNAMGVGVDSPIFANLDIPKDN, from the exons ATGGCTGTGGCTGCAACTCCTAGCACACATATGGCAACAATCAATCCTTGCCTATCTTCTTCTAACAAAGTATTTATGTCAAGCATAGCTCGTTTCAATACTGAGTCTAAGGAGGTGTCTTGGACTAGACTTAAGAGCTCCTCTCACATCACATCAAAGCTGCCATTCTCACGTAGCCTGACTTCAGTGCCTGTAACATATAAAAGGGTTGTCACTAGGGCAATGTCTGCACCAAATGAGGACAAGCCTCTGCCTGGGTTGCCTATTGATTTAAGAG GTAAGAGAGCATTTATTGCTGGTGTAGCTGATGACAATGGATATGGTTGGGCAATTGCAAAATCTCTTGCTGCTGCAGGTGCTGAGATTATTGTTGGTACATGGGTGCCT GCACTGAACATATTTGAAAGCAGTCTACGGCGTGGGAAATTTGATGAATCACGCGT ATTGCCAGATGGTTCATTAATGGAAATTACCAAAGTTTATCCAATGGATGCAGTTTTTGACAGTCCTGAGGATGTTCCTGAAGAT GTAAAAACAAATAAACGTTATGCAGGGGCCTCAAAATGGACCGTCCAG GAGCTTGTTGGATCAGTAAAGCAGGATTTTGGCAGCATTGACATCCTTGTGCATTCACTTGCTAATGGGCCAGAG GTTAGCAAGCCTCTTCTAGAGACATCAAGGAATGGATATCTTGCAGCCATCTCTGCGTCAAGTTACTCATATGTCTCCTTACTGAAGCATTTTGTTCCAATAATGAATCCAG GTGGTTCTTCAATTTCTCTTACCTACATTGCCTCTGAAAGGATCATTCCAGG ATATGGTGGAGGCATGAGTTCAGCAAAGGCAGCTTTAGAAAGTGACACACGG GTGCTAGCTTTTGAGGCTGgaagaaaacacaaaatcagaGTCAACACCATTTCTGCAG GTCCATTGAGAAGTCGCGCAGCAAAAGCAATCGGCTTCATCGATATGATGATTGATTACTCGTTGGCAAATGCACCTCTACAGAAGGAACTATCTGCAG aggaggtgggtaatGCAGCTGCCTTCCTGGCTTCACCATTGGCTTCAGCCATTACTGGCGCAGTTGTGTATGTTGACAATGGTCTAAATGCAATGGGAGTTGGAGTTGACAGTCCAATCTTTGCGAACCTTGACATCCCAAAGGATAACTGA